A single genomic interval of Peribacillus sp. FSL H8-0477 harbors:
- the pepF gene encoding oligoendopeptidase F, giving the protein MEKTIEKRLVRDEVPVELTWNLTDLFVTKEAWETELAVIEKQLPEFARFKGKFPNGASVLLECLLLREQLYIRLGKAGTYVSLLEAGDGTSFVNQSDSAVYSSLATKVYAGLSFINSEILELPDGTVEQYIAEESELVPFQQNLIKLLETKPHRLSAESEEVLASLGEVLDAPYKIYGTSKTADMQFASIEDEEGNQLSVSAALYEDRYEFSPNTTVRRKAYESFVGTLEQYKNTFAQVYSTEVAKQAALSKLRKYDSITEMLLDPQQVSLDMYNNQLDTILTELSPHMQRFAKLKKKVLGLDQMMYCDLKAPLDPEFNPSTTYEEASEVILEALSVMGPEYKAIMEKGLKERWVDLADNVGKRTGAFCSSPYDAHPYILITWQNTMRGAFVLAHELGHAGHFYLANQNQRIGNTRPSMYFIEAPSTMNELLLGQHLLNKTEDKQMRRWVVMQLLGTYYHNFVTHLLEGEYQRRVYTMAEKGKALTAKTLSEVNHEVLADFWGDAVELDAGASLTWMRQPHYYMGLYPYTYSCGLTASTAVSQLIQEEGKPAVDRWLDVLRAGGTMKPLDLLKHAGVDMSTPEAVKKAVAYVGSLVDELERSYE; this is encoded by the coding sequence ATGGAAAAGACGATTGAGAAAAGACTTGTGCGTGATGAAGTGCCTGTGGAGTTAACGTGGAATTTGACTGATTTATTTGTTACGAAGGAAGCATGGGAGACGGAGTTAGCGGTGATTGAGAAGCAGTTGCCGGAATTTGCGAGGTTTAAGGGGAAGTTTCCAAATGGGGCGAGTGTTCTTTTGGAATGTTTACTTCTTCGGGAACAGCTTTATATTAGACTTGGGAAAGCTGGTACATATGTTTCGTTATTGGAAGCGGGCGATGGTACTAGTTTTGTGAATCAATCGGACAGTGCGGTGTATTCTTCCCTTGCTACAAAGGTCTATGCAGGTCTATCGTTTATTAATTCGGAGATTCTTGAACTGCCTGATGGAACGGTTGAACAATACATAGCTGAAGAAAGCGAGCTTGTGCCTTTTCAGCAAAATTTGATTAAGTTGTTAGAGACGAAACCGCATCGCTTGTCTGCGGAGTCAGAAGAGGTGTTGGCTTCACTGGGTGAAGTCCTTGATGCTCCCTATAAAATCTATGGAACTAGTAAAACTGCGGATATGCAGTTTGCGTCTATTGAAGATGAAGAAGGGAATCAACTATCTGTATCAGCGGCTCTATATGAGGATCGTTATGAGTTTTCGCCTAATACGACTGTACGGAGGAAAGCTTACGAGTCCTTTGTTGGTACACTTGAACAATATAAGAATACCTTTGCCCAGGTTTATTCAACAGAGGTGGCGAAGCAGGCGGCCCTTTCAAAGCTGCGTAAGTATGATTCGATTACGGAGATGCTCCTTGATCCGCAGCAGGTTAGTCTGGACATGTATAATAATCAGTTGGATACAATTCTAACTGAGCTTTCCCCGCACATGCAGCGTTTTGCGAAGTTAAAGAAAAAGGTTCTTGGGCTGGATCAGATGATGTACTGTGATTTGAAGGCTCCGTTAGATCCGGAATTTAATCCTTCTACTACCTATGAAGAAGCTAGTGAAGTGATTTTAGAAGCTTTAAGTGTTATGGGGCCTGAGTATAAGGCGATTATGGAAAAAGGATTGAAGGAACGTTGGGTGGATTTGGCGGATAATGTGGGCAAGCGGACGGGTGCATTTTGCTCAAGCCCTTATGATGCGCATCCATATATTCTCATTACGTGGCAGAACACCATGCGCGGAGCATTTGTCCTAGCACATGAACTAGGTCACGCAGGACACTTCTACTTAGCTAATCAAAATCAACGGATTGGCAATACGCGTCCATCGATGTATTTCATTGAGGCACCTTCTACGATGAATGAATTGTTATTAGGTCAGCATTTACTTAATAAAACTGAGGATAAGCAGATGCGACGCTGGGTGGTTATGCAATTACTAGGTACGTATTATCATAACTTTGTCACTCATTTACTAGAGGGAGAGTATCAGCGCCGGGTATACACAATGGCTGAAAAAGGGAAGGCGTTAACTGCCAAAACACTTTCAGAAGTAAATCATGAAGTACTCGCTGATTTTTGGGGAGATGCCGTAGAATTAGACGCGGGGGCGAGTTTGACATGGATGAGACAGCCGCATTATTATATGGGCTTATATCCATACACTTACTCATGTGGATTGACTGCATCGACTGCTGTATCACAACTGATCCAAGAAGAAGGGAAGCCTGCTGTTGATAGATGGCTTGATGTACTGCGTGCAGGAGGGACAATGAAGCCGCTTGACCTGCTAAAACATGCCGGTGTTGATATGTCGACCCCAGAAGCTGTTAAGAAGGCTGTAGCCTATGTTGGATCGCTTGTCGATGAGCTTGAACGTTCTTATGAATAA
- a CDS encoding PDZ domain-containing protein: MTEEWLIECLRGIGILFIHPLLYVSIIIALAIGVIRVQRERRDFNIRIYRKSTELRQLLPQGILWGLILSLFTLGTGLVVPPAVLVIVGAVSILLAFTLKMRLLSPAYSVSISFFLLVILYTYGGEIEWPFFDEYFQDIDTAVYPTVAILLGLLLFAEGFLIAKNAIKKPSPGLVISKRGQTVGRYASRRIWMVPLFVFIPGGNLPAPFDWFPVFAIDGQLITPIVIPFLIGFSQKVQGILPETAIKASGRQVILLGTVVLAVAVGGYWYPYMSIISVVIGLIGREGIYYLRKRSDRNLPIYFSRSKLGVRILGVIPETPAQKMGLELGEIVTKVNGIHVTDERKFYKALQKNRAHCKLEVVGNNQQIRYVQRALFEGEHHELGLLFTENQTKETDQVG; the protein is encoded by the coding sequence GTGACTGAGGAATGGCTGATAGAATGCTTAAGGGGAATTGGAATTCTTTTTATCCATCCGTTATTGTATGTATCCATTATTATCGCTCTAGCAATCGGAGTCATCCGTGTCCAACGAGAGCGTCGTGATTTTAACATTCGCATCTATCGTAAAAGTACGGAATTACGGCAGCTTTTACCGCAGGGAATTCTTTGGGGGCTGATCCTTTCACTGTTTACACTCGGTACAGGCCTTGTTGTTCCACCGGCAGTTCTTGTTATAGTGGGTGCAGTAAGCATATTGCTAGCCTTCACGCTAAAGATGAGATTACTCTCACCAGCGTATAGCGTCAGTATCAGCTTTTTCCTATTAGTTATTCTCTATACATATGGGGGAGAGATAGAGTGGCCGTTCTTTGATGAATATTTTCAGGACATTGATACCGCAGTTTATCCGACTGTAGCGATTTTGCTAGGTCTCTTGTTATTTGCAGAAGGCTTCTTAATAGCAAAAAATGCTATTAAAAAACCGTCTCCTGGACTAGTTATCTCAAAGCGCGGGCAGACTGTCGGCAGATATGCATCGAGAAGAATCTGGATGGTTCCGTTATTTGTCTTCATCCCCGGCGGTAATTTACCGGCTCCATTTGACTGGTTCCCCGTTTTCGCAATTGACGGTCAGTTGATCACACCAATTGTCATTCCGTTCTTAATTGGTTTTTCGCAAAAAGTACAAGGGATACTTCCAGAAACGGCCATTAAAGCGAGTGGACGACAGGTTATCCTTCTTGGAACAGTGGTATTAGCTGTTGCGGTTGGCGGGTACTGGTATCCATACATGTCAATCATATCGGTCGTAATCGGTTTAATTGGCCGGGAAGGCATTTATTACTTAAGAAAAAGAAGCGATCGAAATTTGCCTATCTACTTCTCAAGAAGTAAGCTTGGCGTACGTATTCTGGGTGTCATTCCAGAAACGCCAGCCCAAAAAATGGGCTTGGAACTTGGAGAAATTGTCACGAAAGTCAATGGCATTCATGTCACGGACGAACGTAAATTCTACAAAGCATTACAGAAAAACCGAGCCCACTGTAAACTGGAAGTAGTCGGCAACAACCAACAAATCCGCTATGTCCAGCGTGCCCTCTTTGAAGGCGAACACCACGAACTAGGACTGCTCTTCACAGAAAACCAAACCAAAGAAACCGACCAAGTCGGGTAA